A single region of the Halopiger xanaduensis SH-6 genome encodes:
- a CDS encoding MBL fold metallo-hydrolase has protein sequence MAITHDGLTVSWLGYATARIEAPDGTVIYTDPGRYGTLEGTWADEYGEAPHPGGEPYDAQDGDLVVVTHDHHYDDDGVERVAAEDATVVVYESVSAEQINAGGRDVVEPETLPYDVHRIGYGDELAVRGVDVRAVPAYNHLDGPNTRDGEPIHPEGLGCGFLLTVDGVPCFWTGDSDVIDAHDDLAGEVSLFMPSIAQNYTMDRHGAADLAETLEPDLVMPIHYNTFPKLEADSKVFAGDVASRGIPVVLDER, from the coding sequence ATGGCGATCACGCACGACGGGCTGACGGTCTCGTGGCTCGGCTACGCAACCGCACGCATCGAAGCGCCGGACGGTACCGTGATCTACACCGATCCCGGCCGCTACGGGACGCTCGAGGGCACGTGGGCGGACGAGTACGGCGAGGCGCCACACCCCGGCGGCGAGCCCTACGACGCGCAGGACGGCGACCTCGTGGTCGTCACCCACGACCACCACTACGACGACGACGGCGTCGAGCGCGTCGCCGCCGAAGACGCGACGGTGGTCGTCTACGAATCCGTCTCCGCCGAGCAGATCAACGCGGGCGGCCGGGACGTCGTCGAACCCGAGACGCTACCCTACGACGTCCACCGAATCGGCTACGGCGACGAACTCGCCGTCAGGGGCGTCGACGTGCGGGCCGTCCCCGCGTACAATCACCTCGACGGACCGAACACGCGAGACGGCGAGCCGATCCACCCCGAAGGACTGGGCTGCGGGTTCCTCCTGACCGTCGACGGCGTCCCCTGCTTCTGGACCGGCGACAGCGACGTGATCGACGCCCACGACGACCTCGCGGGGGAGGTCTCGCTGTTCATGCCCTCGATCGCGCAGAATTACACGATGGACCGCCACGGCGCGGCAGATCTGGCCGAAACGCTTGAGCCGGATCTGGTCATGCCGATCCACTACAACACGTTCCCGAAGCTCGAGGCCGACTCGAAGGTGTTCGCGGGCGACGTGGCGAGCCGCGGGATTCCGGTGGTACTGGACGAACGGTAA
- a CDS encoding DUF7331 family protein — MSTRTDDAMDEREPSSEPAGTETIEAYETDDGVVFYDAENPLAWVETSRTLALDEVA, encoded by the coding sequence TTGTCTACCCGAACCGACGACGCGATGGACGAACGCGAACCGAGTAGTGAACCCGCGGGTACCGAGACGATCGAAGCGTACGAGACCGACGACGGCGTCGTCTTCTACGACGCCGAGAACCCCCTCGCGTGGGTCGAGACGTCCCGGACGCTGGCGCTGGACGAGGTCGCCTGA
- a CDS encoding DNA-directed DNA polymerase, producing the protein MTEAGQTGLAEFSEADDESADRPDEEAVHVAGNGGSNAAEVIDVLEETLPEPQGELELAVMQVDYTIAGYGDEERPIMHVFGRTADDELEHVQVVGFRPYFYAPTETLERPPEEQYERLTGSEEYDEDGEHYESIRGEKLTKIFGQTPRDVGKVRDDFEHYEADILFPNRFLIDKDVRSGIRVPERRAEDDSLVVPHDEVESVDADANPRVNTFDIEVDDRQGFPEDGEEPIVCLTSHDSYRDEYIMWLYEAPIGDGEIPTEITEYEPIEGAIDHEVRSYEEEEAMLDDFLAYVEETDPDVLTGWNFEDFDAPYFLDRLEELQGPHHEYDLNIDRLSRVDEVWRSNWGGPDVKGRIVFDLLYGYQRMVFSELDSYRLDAVGEEELGVGKERYAGDIGDLWEDDPTQLLAYNLRDVELCVELDRQQEIIPFWDEVRSFVGCKLEDAPTPGDAVDMYVLHEAYGRFALPSKGQQEAGEEYEGGAVFEPITGVKENVTVLDLKSLYPMCMTTINASPETKVDPDEYDGETYVAPVGDDEIHFRKEPDGVMREMITELLAEREEKKELRNEYEPGSPEYEQYDRQQGAVKVIMNSLYGVSGWEQFRLYDKEAASAITATGREVIEFTETAANELDYEVTYGDTDSVMLELGPGVSKEVALETSFEIEEHINGRYDDFAREDLNAEAHRFQIEFEKLYRRFFQAGKKKRYAGHITWKEGKDVNDIDIVGFEYQRSDIAPITKEVQHRVIEMIVREGDIEGAKEYVNGVIEDVLAGEVSLEEIAIPGGIGKRLDNYDTDTAQVRGAKYANLLLGTNFQRGSKPKRLYLDRVDPAFFRRMESEEGFDPQTDHLYGAFKRDPDVICFEYEDQIPPEFEIDYDTMLEKTLKGPIERILEALDVSWEEVKSGQEQTGLDSFM; encoded by the coding sequence ATGACTGAGGCGGGCCAAACCGGACTCGCGGAGTTTTCCGAGGCGGACGACGAGTCCGCCGACCGGCCGGACGAGGAGGCGGTACACGTCGCCGGCAACGGCGGCTCGAACGCCGCCGAGGTGATCGACGTTCTCGAGGAGACGCTCCCCGAACCCCAGGGGGAACTCGAACTGGCCGTGATGCAGGTCGACTACACCATCGCGGGCTACGGCGACGAGGAGCGACCGATCATGCACGTGTTCGGCCGCACGGCCGACGACGAACTCGAGCACGTCCAGGTCGTCGGCTTCCGCCCCTACTTCTACGCGCCGACCGAGACGCTCGAGCGGCCCCCCGAGGAGCAGTACGAGCGGCTGACGGGCAGCGAAGAGTACGACGAGGACGGCGAGCACTACGAGAGTATCCGGGGCGAGAAGCTCACCAAAATCTTCGGCCAGACGCCCCGCGACGTCGGGAAGGTGCGCGACGACTTCGAGCACTACGAGGCCGACATCCTGTTCCCGAACCGCTTTTTGATCGACAAGGACGTCCGCAGCGGCATCCGCGTGCCCGAACGGCGCGCCGAGGACGACTCGCTCGTGGTTCCCCACGACGAGGTCGAATCCGTCGACGCCGACGCGAACCCGCGCGTCAACACCTTCGACATCGAGGTCGACGACCGCCAAGGCTTCCCGGAGGACGGGGAGGAACCGATCGTCTGTCTCACCAGCCACGACTCCTACCGCGACGAGTACATCATGTGGCTCTACGAGGCGCCGATCGGCGACGGCGAGATTCCCACCGAGATCACCGAGTACGAGCCGATCGAGGGCGCTATCGACCACGAAGTCCGAAGCTACGAGGAGGAGGAGGCGATGCTCGACGACTTCCTCGCGTACGTCGAGGAGACCGACCCCGACGTGCTGACGGGGTGGAACTTCGAGGACTTCGACGCCCCCTACTTCCTCGACCGCCTCGAGGAGCTGCAGGGCCCTCACCACGAGTACGATCTGAACATCGACCGGCTCTCGCGGGTCGACGAGGTCTGGCGGAGCAACTGGGGCGGCCCGGACGTCAAGGGGCGGATCGTCTTCGACCTGCTCTACGGCTACCAGCGGATGGTCTTCTCGGAACTGGACTCCTACCGGCTGGACGCCGTCGGCGAGGAGGAGTTAGGCGTCGGAAAAGAACGGTACGCCGGCGACATCGGCGACCTCTGGGAGGACGATCCTACCCAGCTACTGGCGTACAACCTGCGGGACGTCGAACTCTGCGTCGAACTCGACCGCCAGCAGGAGATCATCCCCTTCTGGGACGAGGTGCGTTCCTTCGTCGGCTGTAAACTCGAGGACGCGCCGACGCCCGGCGACGCGGTCGACATGTACGTCCTCCACGAGGCCTACGGGCGCTTCGCCCTGCCCTCGAAGGGCCAGCAGGAGGCCGGCGAGGAGTACGAGGGCGGCGCTGTCTTCGAACCCATCACGGGCGTCAAGGAGAACGTGACGGTGCTGGACCTGAAGTCGCTGTACCCGATGTGCATGACGACGATCAACGCCAGCCCGGAGACGAAGGTCGACCCCGACGAGTACGACGGCGAGACCTACGTCGCGCCGGTCGGCGACGACGAGATCCACTTCCGCAAGGAACCGGACGGCGTCATGCGCGAGATGATCACGGAACTGCTCGCCGAGCGCGAGGAGAAGAAGGAACTGCGAAACGAGTACGAGCCCGGCAGCCCGGAGTACGAGCAGTACGACCGTCAGCAGGGCGCGGTGAAGGTCATCATGAACTCCCTGTACGGCGTCTCGGGCTGGGAGCAGTTCCGACTCTACGACAAGGAGGCCGCCTCGGCGATCACCGCGACCGGCCGCGAAGTGATCGAATTTACGGAAACCGCTGCGAACGAACTCGACTACGAAGTCACCTACGGCGACACCGACTCGGTCATGCTCGAGCTCGGACCCGGCGTCTCGAAGGAGGTGGCCCTCGAAACCTCGTTCGAGATCGAGGAGCACATCAACGGCCGGTACGACGACTTCGCGCGCGAGGACCTGAACGCCGAGGCCCACCGCTTCCAGATCGAGTTCGAGAAGCTCTACCGGCGCTTCTTCCAGGCCGGCAAGAAGAAACGCTACGCCGGCCACATCACCTGGAAGGAAGGAAAAGACGTCAACGACATCGACATCGTCGGCTTCGAGTACCAGCGTTCGGACATCGCGCCGATCACCAAGGAGGTCCAACACCGGGTCATCGAGATGATCGTCCGCGAGGGCGACATCGAGGGCGCCAAGGAGTACGTCAACGGGGTCATCGAGGACGTGCTCGCCGGCGAGGTGAGCCTCGAGGAGATCGCCATTCCGGGCGGGATCGGCAAGCGCCTGGACAACTACGACACGGACACGGCGCAGGTCCGCGGCGCGAAGTACGCGAACCTCCTGCTGGGGACCAACTTCCAGCGCGGGAGCAAGCCCAAGCGGCTCTACCTCGACCGGGTCGACCCCGCGTTCTTCCGACGGATGGAGAGCGAAGAAGGATTCGATCCGCAGACCGATCACCTCTACGGCGCGTTCAAGCGCGATCCCGACGTGATCTGCTTCGAGTACGAGGACCAGATTCCCCCGGAGTTCGAGATCGACTACGACACGATGCTCGAGAAGACCCTGAAGGGGCCGATCGAGCGAATCCTCGAGGCACTGGACGTCTCCTGGGAAGAGGTCAAGAGTGGACAGGAACAGACGGGCCTAGACAGCTTCATGTAG
- a CDS encoding metal-dependent transcriptional regulator — translation MNTADQYLKAIYLAQRMEDGPASTGTLADLLEVSPASVNEMIGKLEDRDLVEHEKYKGATLTEEGLERAHDTLQTYCIIERFLTNVLEVEEFRDEARALESVIDDTVAERLDTIIDRPEECPDCFNVEKDCCDRLEVSDPADAD, via the coding sequence ATGAACACCGCAGATCAGTATCTCAAGGCGATTTACCTCGCACAACGGATGGAAGACGGACCGGCGTCGACGGGCACGCTCGCGGATCTCCTCGAGGTGAGCCCGGCGAGCGTCAACGAGATGATCGGCAAACTCGAGGACCGCGACCTCGTCGAACACGAGAAGTACAAGGGCGCGACGCTGACCGAGGAAGGGCTCGAGCGGGCTCACGACACCCTGCAGACCTACTGTATCATCGAGCGGTTCCTGACGAACGTCCTCGAGGTCGAGGAGTTTCGCGACGAGGCCCGCGCGCTCGAGAGCGTTATCGACGACACGGTCGCGGAGCGACTCGATACGATCATCGACCGTCCCGAGGAGTGTCCGGACTGTTTCAACGTCGAGAAGGACTGCTGCGACCGGCTCGAAGTGAGCGATCCGGCGGATGCGGACTGA
- the sufD gene encoding Fe-S cluster assembly protein SufD yields MSTQVHANLTAEQVREISGNLDEPDWLTETRLEALEALEALDMPDVIKTPGREWTNLHELDFESLVDPLNAAENKDQVGPDEVDVLSWAEAVQEHEELLQEHFGSIVDPQENYLTALSTALFSTGTVVYVPEGVDAEDVTIRTEQNSRSLFNYTLVVAEESSSVTILERQSTGAEQDEQYYSGIVEVVAGENSNVQYGSLQNLSEEAYNFALKRGDADTYATIDWIEVNLGTQLTKSGVSTELNGDSAETQIVGAFYGHNDQHFDLDAKVWHRAEHTTADLVTRGVTDDVARSVYEGVQDVGKDAWDTSSYQRENTLMLSDESEADASPKLIINNHDTEASHSATVGQIDREDLLYMTSRGIDERSATNMLVQGFFVPVLEEIAVDELRDDLEELIATRLRQRD; encoded by the coding sequence ATGAGCACGCAGGTACACGCCAATCTGACGGCAGAACAGGTACGCGAAATCAGCGGGAACTTAGACGAGCCCGACTGGCTCACGGAGACCCGCCTCGAGGCGCTCGAGGCGCTCGAGGCGCTCGACATGCCCGACGTCATCAAGACGCCGGGCCGCGAGTGGACGAACCTCCACGAACTCGACTTCGAGTCGCTCGTGGACCCGCTGAACGCCGCGGAGAACAAGGACCAGGTCGGTCCCGACGAAGTCGACGTCCTCTCGTGGGCCGAGGCGGTCCAGGAACACGAGGAGCTCCTGCAGGAGCACTTCGGGAGCATCGTCGATCCCCAGGAGAACTACCTGACGGCGCTCTCGACGGCGCTGTTTAGCACCGGGACCGTCGTCTACGTCCCCGAGGGCGTCGACGCCGAGGACGTCACCATCCGAACCGAGCAGAACTCCCGCTCGCTGTTCAACTACACGCTCGTCGTCGCCGAGGAATCGTCCTCGGTGACCATCCTCGAGCGCCAGTCGACGGGCGCCGAGCAGGACGAGCAGTACTACAGCGGTATCGTCGAAGTCGTCGCCGGCGAGAACAGCAACGTCCAGTACGGCAGCCTCCAGAACCTCTCGGAGGAGGCCTACAACTTCGCGCTCAAGCGCGGCGACGCCGACACGTACGCGACGATCGACTGGATCGAGGTCAACCTGGGTACGCAGCTGACGAAGTCCGGCGTCTCGACGGAGCTCAACGGCGACTCCGCCGAGACGCAGATCGTCGGGGCCTTCTACGGCCACAACGACCAGCACTTCGACCTCGACGCGAAGGTCTGGCACCGCGCCGAACACACGACGGCCGACCTCGTCACCCGCGGCGTCACCGACGACGTCGCCCGCTCGGTCTACGAGGGCGTCCAGGACGTCGGTAAGGACGCCTGGGACACTAGCTCCTACCAGCGCGAGAACACGCTGATGCTCAGCGACGAGTCCGAGGCCGACGCCTCGCCGAAGCTGATCATCAACAACCACGACACCGAGGCCAGCCACTCCGCGACGGTCGGCCAGATCGACCGCGAAGACCTGCTGTACATGACCTCCCGCGGCATCGACGAGCGCTCCGCGACCAACATGCTCGTGCAGGGCTTCTTCGTGCCCGTTCTCGAGGAGATCGCAGTCGACGAACTGCGCGACGACCTCGAGGAACTGATCGCGACCCGACTCCGACAGCGCGACTAA
- a CDS encoding ABC transporter ATP-binding protein, translating to MARLELNNLHAEVADGDEKILEGVDLEVQSGEIHALMGPNGSGKSTTAKVIAGHPAYEITDGEVLLHLEENEFGDEIEIDEDQRTWDLLDLEPNERAALGIFLGFQYPAEIEGVTMTNFLRTALNAKIEEREELFEEEEGEEEEADEGFETSPMEGDVDEGEVGVAEFQQILQEKMEQLDMDEKFAQRYLNAGFSGGEKKQNEVLQAAILEPSIAVLDEIDSGLDIDRLQDVSEGINALRDEQGTGILQITHYQRILDYVEPDHVHVMLDGQIAKSGGPELAEKLEDKGYDWVREDVYGTA from the coding sequence ATGGCACGTCTCGAGCTAAACAACCTGCACGCAGAAGTGGCGGACGGCGACGAGAAGATTCTCGAGGGCGTCGACCTCGAGGTCCAATCGGGCGAGATTCACGCCCTGATGGGACCGAACGGGTCCGGCAAGTCGACGACCGCGAAGGTCATCGCCGGCCACCCCGCCTACGAGATCACCGACGGTGAGGTCCTCCTCCACCTCGAGGAGAACGAGTTCGGCGACGAGATCGAGATCGACGAGGATCAGCGCACCTGGGACCTGCTCGACCTCGAGCCCAACGAGCGCGCCGCGCTCGGCATCTTCCTCGGCTTCCAGTATCCCGCCGAGATCGAGGGCGTCACGATGACGAACTTCCTCCGCACGGCACTCAACGCCAAGATCGAAGAGCGCGAGGAGCTCTTCGAGGAAGAGGAAGGCGAAGAAGAGGAGGCGGACGAAGGCTTCGAAACCTCGCCGATGGAGGGAGACGTCGACGAGGGCGAAGTCGGCGTCGCCGAGTTCCAGCAGATCCTCCAGGAGAAGATGGAGCAGCTGGACATGGACGAGAAGTTCGCCCAGCGCTACCTCAACGCCGGCTTCTCCGGCGGCGAGAAGAAGCAGAACGAAGTGCTGCAGGCCGCCATCCTCGAGCCCTCGATCGCCGTCCTCGACGAGATCGACTCCGGGCTCGACATCGACCGCCTGCAGGACGTCTCCGAGGGCATCAACGCCCTGCGCGACGAGCAGGGCACCGGCATCCTCCAGATCACCCACTACCAGCGCATCCTCGACTACGTCGAGCCCGATCACGTCCACGTGATGCTCGACGGCCAGATCGCCAAGAGCGGCGGTCCTGAGCTCGCCGAGAAGCTCGAGGACAAGGGGTACGACTGGGTCCGCGAAGACGTCTACGGCACCGCGTAA
- a CDS encoding DUF7322 domain-containing protein has product MASDRPDEADAPDEPVPDANAADGAGDANAEREDSSSSPDRNPDNDALSIPSVGTETADSGLWSDLKADLEIDSIDVPEVSNDVADADVDAGADASTEMTPDPSDAPPELVKTFWALVLVINAALLAVSLGLLLLVFEGATRRGGALLAGGLILFGFAVRRYRAYRRSDERADADAEAKADADSENEADDDSKSEGDDGDGDRAASADTPTNADESASGETSSNDVAEQRSPDDSDPS; this is encoded by the coding sequence GTGGCCTCCGACCGACCCGACGAGGCGGACGCCCCCGACGAGCCCGTCCCGGACGCAAACGCCGCCGACGGAGCCGGGGACGCGAACGCGGAGCGCGAAGACTCGTCCTCGTCCCCCGATCGCAACCCGGACAACGACGCCCTGTCGATCCCGAGCGTCGGAACCGAAACCGCCGACTCGGGCCTCTGGTCGGACCTGAAAGCCGACCTCGAGATCGACTCGATCGACGTGCCCGAAGTCTCGAACGACGTCGCCGACGCTGACGTCGATGCCGGTGCCGACGCGTCGACCGAGATGACGCCCGACCCGTCGGACGCGCCGCCGGAGCTCGTAAAGACCTTCTGGGCGCTCGTGCTCGTCATCAACGCCGCACTGTTGGCCGTCTCGCTCGGACTCCTCCTTCTCGTCTTCGAGGGCGCGACGAGACGCGGCGGCGCGTTGTTGGCCGGTGGACTCATCCTCTTCGGGTTCGCAGTTCGTCGCTACAGAGCCTATCGGCGATCGGACGAGCGCGCCGATGCGGACGCCGAGGCGAAGGCGGACGCCGACTCGGAGAACGAGGCAGACGACGACTCGAAAAGCGAGGGAGACGACGGCGACGGCGATCGTGCAGCGTCGGCCGACACCCCTACGAACGCTGACGAGTCAGCGAGCGGCGAAACATCTTCAAACGATGTGGCCGAACAACGGTCACCGGACGACTCTGACCCATCATGA
- a CDS encoding phospholipase D-like domain-containing protein yields the protein MRTGVRRRVAFAVLAALIVSASGFGAVVVASGTGMTTFGFADSKESIQADSDRVCPSGAALESEAELQPQPGPSPRIVGLYPNPTTHRNVGEYVVLEFPTETRVDNWTLTDGHTTASLPNETVTGRVAASVDPNVTEALTDESVLGLEGSIRLAADGDRLELRNGTRSVDAVRYERAPAAERWYRSASADTSDDEPSEGRWWPRDATCLGPSSTEVDDATVFVLPDAPDVPRETLREADERLLLAGYTVTSDAVADELVAAAERGVDVSVLFESGPVGGTPAATEPVLERLEAAGVDVRVIGGEGARYRYHHPKYAVVDDSVLVTSENWKPSGIGGESSRGWGVRLEDPALAADLATVFRADFDGWDTQTGAAFRENATFVTDEGEDEDRPSDGATAFPTNHDPATVPVESAELLVAPDNAEPRVADLIENADDEILVKQASIDGEFALLEAVLDAARRGVEVDILLDSTWYHEDENAAVADRLERVAEEEGLPLEVRLADGTGRFEKIHAKGIVIDREVAVVGSANWNENSFRNNREVLLALHGDAAAEYYATVFGGDWEGDSRSLPIGTAVGVVLVLAVAAIVGRRYVRFGDGPGRGSEQGEA from the coding sequence ATGCGTACTGGGGTCCGCCGTCGAGTCGCGTTCGCCGTGCTCGCCGCGCTCATCGTCTCCGCGTCCGGATTTGGCGCGGTCGTCGTGGCGTCGGGAACGGGGATGACGACATTCGGCTTCGCCGACTCGAAGGAGAGCATCCAAGCCGACTCGGATCGCGTCTGCCCGTCCGGTGCAGCCCTCGAGTCCGAAGCTGAACTCCAACCCCAACCGGGTCCGTCACCCCGGATCGTCGGCCTCTATCCGAATCCGACCACCCACCGAAACGTCGGCGAGTACGTCGTCCTCGAGTTTCCGACGGAAACCCGGGTCGACAACTGGACGCTCACCGACGGCCACACGACTGCCTCACTACCGAACGAGACCGTCACCGGCCGCGTCGCCGCGAGCGTGGATCCGAACGTCACCGAGGCGCTCACCGACGAGTCGGTGCTCGGACTCGAGGGATCGATCCGACTCGCGGCCGACGGCGACCGACTCGAGCTCCGGAACGGCACGCGATCAGTCGACGCAGTTCGGTACGAGCGTGCGCCGGCCGCCGAGCGGTGGTATCGGAGCGCGTCGGCCGATACCAGCGACGACGAGCCGTCGGAGGGACGGTGGTGGCCCCGAGACGCAACCTGCCTCGGACCCTCGAGTACCGAAGTCGACGACGCGACGGTCTTCGTCCTTCCGGACGCGCCGGACGTTCCACGGGAGACCCTCCGCGAGGCCGACGAGCGGCTCCTGCTCGCCGGCTACACCGTCACTTCAGACGCCGTCGCCGACGAACTCGTCGCCGCGGCCGAACGCGGCGTCGACGTTTCGGTCCTGTTCGAGTCCGGCCCCGTCGGCGGCACGCCGGCGGCGACCGAACCGGTCCTCGAGCGCCTCGAGGCCGCCGGCGTCGACGTGCGAGTAATCGGCGGCGAAGGCGCTCGCTACCGCTATCACCACCCGAAATACGCCGTCGTCGACGACAGCGTGCTCGTCACCAGCGAGAACTGGAAGCCCTCGGGGATCGGCGGCGAGTCGAGCCGGGGGTGGGGCGTTCGACTCGAGGATCCGGCCCTCGCGGCCGACTTAGCGACCGTCTTCCGCGCCGATTTCGACGGCTGGGATACCCAGACCGGAGCAGCGTTCCGCGAAAACGCGACGTTCGTCACCGACGAGGGTGAAGACGAGGATCGACCCTCCGACGGTGCCACCGCGTTCCCGACGAATCACGATCCGGCCACAGTACCCGTCGAGTCCGCCGAGTTACTGGTCGCACCGGACAACGCCGAACCGCGCGTCGCCGACCTCATCGAGAACGCCGACGACGAAATTCTCGTCAAGCAGGCCAGCATCGACGGCGAGTTCGCCCTCCTCGAGGCCGTCCTCGACGCGGCCCGCCGCGGCGTCGAGGTCGACATCCTGCTCGATTCGACGTGGTACCACGAGGACGAGAACGCCGCCGTCGCCGACCGCCTCGAGCGGGTCGCCGAAGAAGAGGGCCTCCCGCTCGAGGTGCGACTCGCCGACGGTACCGGACGGTTCGAGAAGATCCACGCGAAGGGCATCGTGATCGATCGCGAGGTGGCCGTGGTCGGCAGCGCCAACTGGAACGAGAACTCGTTTCGGAACAACCGGGAGGTACTCTTAGCGCTTCACGGGGACGCAGCGGCGGAGTACTACGCGACCGTCTTCGGGGGCGACTGGGAGGGCGACTCGCGGTCGCTGCCGATCGGAACGGCCGTCGGCGTCGTCCTCGTATTAGCCGTCGCTGCGATCGTCGGCCGACGGTACGTTCGGTTCGGCGACGGGCCTGGTCGCGGATCGGAACAGGGGGAGGCGTAG
- the sufB gene encoding Fe-S cluster assembly protein SufB, translated as MSSEQDHLKDTDTEARFEFKKEENAAVRSDKGLTEEVIRMISEDKDEPDWMLERRLRALEQYQNMPMPSDWPGMPDLSGLDVEEIVPYIRPDVDKREGVDDWTELPDEIKDTFDKLGIPEAEKNALSGVGAQYESEVVYQNMQEQWEEKGVIFMNMDRAVQEHPELVKEHFMTTCVPPSDNKFAALHGAVWSGGSFVYVPEGVTVEMPVQAYFRMNSEGMGQFEHTLIIAEEGSEVHYIEGCSAPKYGTHNLHSGGVEVFVGEDAHVQYSTVQNWSKNTFNLNTKRAIVESGGTMEWVSGSMGSKATMLYPCSILKGRGATDTHITIAFAGEGQDIDTGAKVYHNAPETSSTIESKSISKDGGRTNYRGLVHIADGAENSSTAVECDALMFDNESTSDTMPYMEIEESKVDVAHEATVGKIGDEDIFYLQSRGLDDDDAKKMIVAGFIEPITEELPIEYAVELNRLIELEMEGSLG; from the coding sequence ATGAGTTCCGAACAAGACCACCTCAAAGACACTGACACCGAAGCGCGGTTCGAGTTCAAGAAGGAGGAGAACGCCGCCGTGCGATCCGACAAGGGCCTGACCGAGGAGGTCATCCGCATGATCTCCGAGGACAAGGACGAGCCCGACTGGATGCTCGAGCGGCGTCTCCGCGCGCTCGAGCAGTACCAGAACATGCCGATGCCGTCGGACTGGCCCGGCATGCCCGATCTCTCGGGGCTGGACGTCGAGGAGATCGTCCCCTACATCCGTCCGGACGTTGACAAGCGCGAAGGCGTCGACGACTGGACGGAGCTGCCCGACGAGATCAAGGACACCTTCGACAAGCTCGGCATTCCGGAAGCCGAGAAGAACGCCCTCTCGGGCGTCGGCGCCCAGTACGAGTCGGAGGTCGTCTACCAGAACATGCAGGAACAGTGGGAGGAGAAGGGCGTCATCTTCATGAACATGGACCGCGCGGTCCAGGAGCACCCCGAACTCGTCAAGGAGCACTTCATGACGACCTGCGTGCCGCCGAGCGACAACAAGTTCGCGGCGCTGCACGGCGCCGTCTGGTCCGGCGGCTCGTTCGTCTACGTCCCCGAGGGCGTCACCGTCGAGATGCCCGTCCAGGCCTACTTCCGCATGAACTCGGAAGGGATGGGCCAGTTCGAGCACACGCTCATCATCGCCGAGGAAGGCTCCGAGGTCCACTACATCGAGGGCTGTTCCGCGCCCAAGTACGGGACCCACAACCTCCACAGCGGCGGCGTGGAGGTCTTCGTCGGCGAGGACGCTCACGTCCAGTACTCGACGGTGCAGAACTGGTCGAAGAACACCTTCAACCTCAACACCAAGCGCGCCATCGTCGAGTCCGGCGGCACGATGGAGTGGGTCTCCGGTAGCATGGGCTCGAAGGCCACCATGCTCTACCCGTGCTCGATCCTCAAGGGTCGCGGCGCGACCGACACCCACATCACCATCGCCTTCGCCGGCGAGGGTCAGGACATCGACACCGGCGCGAAGGTCTACCACAACGCGCCCGAGACGTCCTCGACCATCGAGTCCAAGTCGATCTCCAAGGACGGCGGCCGCACCAACTACCGCGGCCTCGTCCACATCGCCGACGGCGCCGAGAACTCCTCCACTGCGGTCGAGTGCGACGCGCTGATGTTCGACAACGAGTCCACGTCGGACACCATGCCGTACATGGAGATCGAGGAGTCGAAGGTCGACGTCGCGCACGAGGCGACCGTCGGCAAGATCGGCGACGAGGACATCTTCTACCTCCAGTCGCGCGGACTGGACGACGACGACGCCAAGAAGATGATCGTCGCCGGCTTCATCGAGCCGATCACGGAGGAACTGCCGATCGAGTACGCGGTCGAACTCAACCGCCTCATCGAACTCGAGATGGAAGGTAGCCTCGGATAA
- a CDS encoding DUF7346 family protein codes for MKTVQDDTGKRYLLLKRSEQASLVRDPESGNECYVQNDRLESTDEHPFETAARTVPSAVRTLLEAVPDEQTLGLLVELERRGPLGVRTLLDASAFCESDLHGRLTVLTAAGLLAETEVDGERGYRTTEDCADALAVIRSDVSDAGDESATDDAIDVGEGSTQANETET; via the coding sequence ATGAAAACCGTCCAGGACGACACCGGTAAACGGTACCTCTTGCTCAAGCGGTCCGAACAGGCGAGTCTCGTGCGCGATCCGGAGAGCGGCAACGAGTGCTACGTCCAGAACGATCGCCTCGAATCGACCGACGAACATCCCTTCGAAACGGCCGCACGAACCGTCCCGAGTGCCGTCCGGACGCTCCTCGAGGCCGTGCCGGACGAGCAGACGCTCGGCCTCCTCGTCGAACTCGAGCGCCGCGGCCCGCTCGGCGTCCGGACGCTTCTCGACGCGAGCGCCTTCTGCGAGAGCGACCTCCACGGCCGGCTGACGGTACTGACCGCCGCCGGACTGCTCGCCGAGACCGAGGTCGACGGCGAACGCGGCTACCGAACGACCGAGGACTGTGCCGACGCGCTCGCTGTCATCCGGTCCGACGTGTCCGACGCGGGCGACGAGTCGGCAACCGACGACGCGATCGACGTCGGGGAGGGCTCAACGCAAGCGAACGAAACGGAAACGTAA